A genomic region of Streptosporangium lutulentum contains the following coding sequences:
- a CDS encoding Na+/H+ antiporter, whose protein sequence is MDQALAVQILVVPVIAIAVAAVARRMGWSSPLVLVLVGLVLSPLVPSYQLDPNLILLVFLPPLLYSAAIDSSYLRLKALRNPVALLSVGLVLFTTLVVGWITHLLLPELPLAAAFALGAIVAPPDAVAAVAVARRLGLPRKVVTILVGESLFNDATALTVYRVAIAAAVGQGAASWQAVTVEFARSALGGVLIGIVLAWILARVLLHLRDALVENTVMLLIPFAVYFVAESVHVSGVIAVVIVGLYIGHRLPKAGFGTRLLSDAVWRVMDFFLESIVFVLIGLQMWPIVRELEWTDRWRLTGMALAVFAAAVLARVVWVVPTSYLPGFLTRTIRRREPHPVAWQNVAIVSWAGMRGVVSLAAAFAIPLNFPGRPMLLFLTFVVVIGTLLVQGLSFPALIRRLKVSNEQELFTDNLAEAAAQQAAASAGLARLEELVAEGVDDVHTEVVEQLRSRSERRTLTAWERLGGGTGQEGEETPSTLYRRLRREMLVVEREVFVRFRDERRIEDEVLRRVIQEIDFEEATLERD, encoded by the coding sequence ATGGACCAGGCACTGGCGGTGCAGATACTGGTGGTGCCGGTCATCGCGATCGCGGTGGCCGCGGTGGCACGGCGCATGGGATGGTCGTCCCCGCTGGTCCTGGTGCTGGTCGGGCTGGTGCTGTCACCGCTGGTCCCCAGCTACCAGCTCGACCCCAACCTGATCCTGCTGGTGTTCCTGCCGCCGCTGCTCTACTCCGCCGCGATCGACAGCTCCTACCTGAGGCTCAAGGCGCTCCGCAATCCGGTCGCGCTGCTGTCGGTCGGCCTGGTGCTGTTCACCACGCTGGTCGTCGGGTGGATCACCCACCTGCTCCTGCCCGAGCTGCCGCTGGCCGCCGCGTTCGCGCTGGGCGCGATCGTGGCACCGCCGGACGCCGTCGCCGCGGTCGCGGTGGCCCGCAGACTCGGGCTGCCCCGCAAGGTGGTGACCATCCTGGTGGGGGAGAGCCTGTTCAACGACGCCACCGCGCTCACCGTCTACCGGGTGGCCATCGCGGCGGCGGTGGGCCAGGGAGCGGCCAGCTGGCAGGCCGTGACCGTCGAGTTCGCCCGCTCGGCGCTGGGCGGCGTGCTGATCGGGATCGTGCTCGCCTGGATCCTCGCCCGCGTGCTGCTGCACCTGCGCGACGCGCTCGTCGAGAACACCGTCATGCTGCTCATCCCGTTCGCGGTCTACTTCGTGGCCGAGAGCGTGCACGTCTCCGGTGTGATCGCCGTCGTGATCGTCGGTCTCTACATCGGACACCGCCTGCCCAAGGCGGGATTCGGCACGCGACTGCTGTCCGACGCGGTCTGGCGGGTCATGGACTTCTTCCTGGAGTCGATCGTCTTCGTGCTGATCGGCCTGCAGATGTGGCCCATCGTGCGCGAGCTGGAATGGACGGACCGGTGGAGGCTCACGGGAATGGCGCTGGCCGTCTTCGCCGCCGCGGTGCTCGCCAGGGTCGTCTGGGTCGTGCCCACCAGCTACCTGCCGGGATTCCTGACCAGGACGATCAGGCGGCGCGAACCGCATCCGGTGGCCTGGCAGAACGTGGCGATCGTGAGCTGGGCGGGGATGCGCGGGGTGGTCTCCCTCGCGGCGGCCTTCGCCATCCCCCTGAACTTCCCCGGCCGGCCCATGCTGCTCTTCCTCACCTTCGTGGTGGTGATCGGGACCCTGCTGGTCCAGGGACTGTCGTTCCCGGCGCTGATCCGCCGGCTGAAGGTCTCCAACGAGCAGGAGCTCTTCACCGACAACCTGGCGGAGGCGGCCGCCCAGCAGGCGGCGGCCTCGGCCGGGCTCGCGCGGTTGGAGGAGCTGGTCGCCGAGGGCGTCGACGACGTTCACACGGAGGTCGTGGAGCAGCTCAGGTCACGGTCCGAACGCCGGACCCTCACCGCCTGGGAGCGGCTCGGCGGTGGCACGGGCCAGGAGGGGGAGGAGACGCCCAGCACGCTCTACCGGCGGTTGCGCAGGGAGATGCTGGTCGTCGAACGCGAGGTGTTCGTGCGATTCCGCGACGAGCGACGCATCGAGGACGAGGTGCTCCGCAGGGTCATCCAGGAGATCGACTTCGAAGAGGCCACCCTGGAGCGGGACTGA
- a CDS encoding prepilin peptidase has translation MILLPVAAVLAGLVIGLRARVLIARYARTGGEPSPPAGPPPLVVEAATALALGALALRAAPEASFPPEVTWVAELLALWWLAVIAVTLAFVDLAVHRLPDRLTLAAYLGTGGLLTVAALAGGRLDDLLGAGLGGAALAAFYLVLFLVNPAGMGLGDVKLAASLGTALGWFGWETVAVGAFLGFLAGGLYGAALMVTSRADRKSEIPFGPFMIIGAFTAILL, from the coding sequence GTGATCCTCCTCCCCGTCGCGGCGGTCCTGGCCGGTCTGGTGATCGGCCTCCGGGCGCGCGTCCTGATCGCCCGGTACGCGCGGACCGGCGGGGAACCGTCCCCACCGGCCGGGCCACCGCCGCTGGTCGTGGAGGCGGCCACCGCCCTGGCGCTCGGGGCGCTCGCCCTGCGGGCCGCGCCCGAGGCGTCCTTCCCGCCGGAGGTCACGTGGGTGGCGGAGCTTCTCGCCCTCTGGTGGCTGGCGGTGATCGCCGTGACGCTGGCCTTCGTCGACCTGGCCGTCCACCGGCTCCCCGACAGGCTCACCCTCGCGGCGTACCTCGGGACCGGCGGCCTGCTCACGGTGGCGGCCCTGGCCGGAGGACGACTCGACGACCTCCTCGGGGCCGGACTGGGGGGCGCCGCGCTGGCGGCCTTCTACCTGGTGCTCTTCCTGGTCAACCCGGCGGGGATGGGACTGGGCGACGTCAAGCTCGCGGCGAGCCTGGGCACCGCGCTCGGCTGGTTCGGCTGGGAGACCGTGGCCGTCGGGGCGTTCCTGGGCTTCCTCGCGGGGGGTCTCTACGGCGCCGCGCTGATGGTCACGAGCCGCGCCGACCGCAAGAGCGAGATCCCCTTCGGCCCGTTCATGATCATTGGTGCGTTCACGGCGATCCTGTTGTGA
- a CDS encoding DUF202 domain-containing protein has translation MSLRGDESPDPPSGRGEEGLQSERTRLAWVRTATLLAVTGLGGAGLALRTGTPAIAVVPFTPAVFCGALLLAGTGIRYRRAKEAVRTGRRLDNRIDALIAWLGTLAVAVGALGLVLTR, from the coding sequence ATGAGTCTCCGGGGAGACGAGTCTCCAGACCCGCCGAGCGGCCGGGGAGAGGAAGGACTGCAGAGCGAGCGGACCAGGCTGGCCTGGGTGCGCACCGCGACCCTGCTGGCCGTCACCGGACTGGGGGGCGCGGGTCTCGCCCTGCGCACCGGAACGCCCGCGATCGCCGTCGTTCCCTTCACCCCGGCCGTCTTCTGCGGCGCGCTCCTGCTGGCCGGTACCGGTATCCGCTACAGGCGCGCCAAGGAGGCCGTCCGGACGGGGCGCCGCCTCGACAACCGGATCGACGCCCTCATCGCCTGGCTCGGAACCCTCGCCGTCGCCGTCGGAGCGCTCGGCCTCGTGCTCACCCGATAG
- a CDS encoding ATP-dependent DNA helicase: MPTDSIAPTEDVSSKVDIPPVEDLLSTAVEAVGGVERPGQIRMVQAVQHSIESGDHLAVQAGTGTGKSLAYLIPSIRHAMTSEGAVVVSTATIALQRQLVDRDLPRLAEALAPQLPHEPKFAILKGRRNYLCRYKASAGWPDDEQDQLFDPREVSATGRMVQRIQDWANETETGDRDELVPGVNEQAWRQFSVSARECLGATRCPSGMECFAELARARAGESDVVVTNHALLAIDAMEDFPLLPEHDVVVVDEAHELVDRVTSVVTGELSENMVSLAVRRVGRLIDQPTSDRLMEAGEDLKALLAAAPAGRLDELPQVLGLTLALIRDAAWACITSLGPRMGGDKDDPEGAGLRKAAFTALDEIHDTAQRMLDAFGHAEEVDRAEVVWLEAGTDRRPPLLRVAPLTVAGMLRDKLFGDRTVILTSATLALGGAFDGLARQWGLGAGDGARGATGGGGEETGDPSGEPSDGAKNGAKNDAKARPRKRAGWSGLDVGSPFDHPRSGILYVAKHLPQPGRDGLPEAYLDEITELIEAAGGRTLGLFSSMRAAKAATEALRDRLSVPLLCQGDDSTMLLVKQFAEDEPTCLFGTLSLWQGVDVPGPSLRLVIIDRIPFPRPDDPLSSARQRHVAAKGGNGFMSVAATHAALLLAQGAGRLLRSQHDKGVVAILDPRLATARYGGFLRDSLPPFWPTNDPAKVRDALKRLSSS, translated from the coding sequence GTGCCGACCGACTCCATCGCCCCTACCGAAGACGTCTCCTCAAAAGTGGATATTCCCCCAGTTGAGGATTTGCTGAGCACCGCCGTCGAAGCGGTGGGCGGGGTCGAGCGCCCCGGACAGATAAGGATGGTCCAGGCGGTGCAGCACTCGATCGAGTCGGGTGACCACCTGGCCGTTCAGGCGGGCACGGGCACCGGCAAGTCACTGGCCTACCTGATCCCCTCGATCCGGCACGCGATGACCTCCGAGGGCGCGGTGGTCGTCTCCACCGCCACCATCGCGCTCCAGCGCCAGCTCGTGGACCGTGACCTGCCCCGCCTCGCCGAGGCGCTCGCCCCGCAGCTGCCGCACGAGCCCAAGTTCGCGATCCTCAAGGGCCGCCGCAACTACCTGTGCCGCTACAAGGCGAGCGCCGGATGGCCCGACGACGAGCAGGACCAGCTCTTCGACCCCCGTGAGGTGAGCGCGACGGGGCGGATGGTCCAGCGCATCCAGGACTGGGCGAACGAGACCGAGACCGGTGACCGCGACGAGCTCGTCCCCGGCGTCAACGAGCAGGCGTGGCGGCAGTTCTCGGTGAGCGCCAGGGAGTGCCTGGGCGCCACGCGCTGCCCGAGCGGGATGGAGTGCTTCGCCGAGCTGGCACGGGCCCGCGCCGGGGAGTCCGACGTCGTCGTCACCAACCACGCGCTGCTCGCCATCGACGCGATGGAAGACTTCCCGCTCCTGCCCGAGCACGACGTGGTCGTGGTGGACGAGGCCCACGAGCTGGTCGACCGGGTCACCTCGGTGGTGACCGGCGAGTTGTCGGAGAACATGGTCTCGCTGGCCGTGCGCCGGGTCGGCAGGCTGATCGACCAGCCCACCTCCGACCGGCTCATGGAGGCGGGAGAGGATCTCAAGGCCCTGCTCGCCGCCGCACCCGCCGGGCGCCTCGACGAGCTGCCCCAGGTGCTCGGGCTGACGCTCGCCCTGATCCGCGACGCGGCCTGGGCGTGCATCACCTCCCTCGGCCCTCGGATGGGCGGCGACAAGGACGACCCCGAGGGCGCGGGTCTGCGCAAGGCGGCCTTCACCGCCCTGGACGAGATCCACGACACCGCGCAGCGCATGCTGGACGCCTTCGGCCACGCCGAGGAGGTCGACCGGGCCGAGGTGGTCTGGCTGGAGGCGGGCACCGACCGGCGTCCTCCCCTGCTGCGGGTGGCGCCGCTGACCGTGGCGGGAATGCTCCGCGACAAGCTCTTCGGCGACCGGACGGTGATCCTCACCTCGGCCACGCTCGCCCTGGGCGGCGCCTTCGACGGGCTGGCCCGCCAGTGGGGCCTGGGGGCCGGAGACGGCGCGAGGGGCGCGACCGGGGGCGGCGGAGAGGAGACGGGCGACCCGAGCGGGGAGCCCTCGGACGGCGCCAAGAACGGCGCCAAGAACGATGCCAAGGCCCGGCCGAGGAAGCGGGCGGGCTGGAGCGGCCTGGACGTCGGCTCGCCCTTCGACCACCCCCGCAGCGGCATCCTCTACGTCGCCAAGCACCTGCCGCAGCCGGGCCGCGACGGCCTGCCCGAGGCCTACCTCGACGAGATCACCGAGCTGATCGAGGCCGCCGGAGGCCGCACCCTCGGCCTGTTCTCCTCCATGCGCGCGGCCAAGGCCGCCACCGAGGCCCTGAGAGACCGGCTGAGCGTGCCGCTGCTCTGCCAGGGCGACGACTCCACGATGCTGCTGGTCAAGCAGTTCGCGGAGGACGAGCCCACCTGCCTGTTCGGGACCCTGTCCCTCTGGCAGGGGGTGGACGTCCCGGGCCCCTCGCTGCGGCTGGTCATCATCGACCGCATCCCCTTCCCCCGCCCGGACGACCCGCTGAGCTCCGCCCGCCAGCGCCACGTCGCGGCCAAGGGCGGCAACGGCTTCATGTCCGTCGCCGCCACCCACGCCGCCCTGCTCCTCGCCCAGGGCGCGGGCCGGCTGCTCCGCAGCCAGCACGACAAGGGCGTGGTCGCGATCCTGGACCCCCGTCTGGCGACGGCCCGCTACGGGGGTTTCCTGCGCGACTCCCTGCCGCCCTTCTGGCCCACCAACGACCCGGCGAAGGTCCGCGACGCCCTCAAGCGCCTCAGCTCGTCATAG
- a CDS encoding SGNH/GDSL hydrolase family protein, with translation MGGPVGGAGGGRSFSSFVALGDSFTEGLNDPGANGHFRGWADRVAERLAALDPDFRYANLAVRGKLIDQIVEQQVPRAIEMRPDLISFCAGGNDLLRPGSDPDRMAKKLAGAVRDLRATGAEVLLFTGVDPRDTPIMRRARGTFAIFYMHVRSISELYGCRLVDQWSMQGLRDWRAWSDDRLHMNEEGHRLVAAKICQVLGIDCDDDWRKAWPPRERTDRGAKRREDAQWAREHFGPWLVRRLRGRSSGDGLDPKRPDLKIFP, from the coding sequence ATGGGCGGCCCCGTGGGTGGGGCGGGGGGCGGCCGTTCCTTCTCCTCGTTCGTCGCCCTCGGCGACAGCTTCACCGAGGGACTGAACGACCCCGGGGCGAACGGCCACTTCCGTGGCTGGGCCGACCGGGTCGCCGAGCGGCTGGCCGCGCTCGACCCGGACTTCCGTTACGCCAACCTCGCCGTGCGCGGCAAGCTCATCGACCAGATCGTCGAGCAGCAGGTCCCGCGGGCGATCGAGATGCGGCCCGACCTGATCAGCTTCTGCGCCGGAGGCAACGACCTGCTCCGGCCGGGCAGCGACCCCGACCGGATGGCCAAGAAGCTGGCGGGAGCCGTACGGGATCTGCGGGCCACCGGCGCCGAGGTGCTGCTGTTCACCGGCGTGGACCCACGCGACACCCCGATCATGCGCCGCGCCCGTGGCACGTTCGCGATCTTCTACATGCACGTCAGGTCCATCTCCGAGCTGTACGGTTGCCGGCTGGTCGACCAGTGGTCGATGCAGGGCCTGCGCGACTGGCGGGCGTGGAGCGACGACCGCCTGCACATGAACGAGGAGGGCCATCGCCTGGTGGCCGCCAAGATCTGCCAGGTGCTCGGAATCGACTGCGACGACGACTGGCGCAAGGCCTGGCCGCCCCGTGAGCGCACGGACCGGGGAGCCAAGCGCCGCGAGGACGCCCAGTGGGCCCGCGAGCACTTCGGGCCCTGGCTCGTCCGCCGCCTGCGCGGCCGCTCCTCCGGTGACGGCCTCGACCCCAAGCGCCCTGACCTGAAGATCTTTCCCTAG
- the aroQ gene encoding type II 3-dehydroquinate dehydratase: MRSVYVLNGPNLSRLGTREPDVYGAETFADLAALCRETGRELGLSVDVRQTDDEAEMLGWLHEAADGRVPVVLNPAAFTHYSYALRDAIAQRTAPLVEVHISNPAAREEFRHNSVVAAVATGTIAGFGLRSYVLALHAIAETSE; encoded by the coding sequence ATGAGATCCGTCTACGTGCTCAACGGCCCGAACCTGTCGCGGCTCGGCACCCGTGAGCCCGACGTCTACGGCGCGGAGACCTTCGCGGACCTGGCCGCGCTCTGCCGGGAGACCGGCAGGGAGCTGGGCCTCTCCGTGGACGTCCGGCAGACCGACGACGAGGCCGAGATGCTCGGCTGGCTGCACGAGGCGGCCGACGGCCGGGTGCCGGTGGTGCTGAACCCGGCGGCGTTCACCCACTACTCCTACGCGCTGCGCGACGCCATCGCCCAGCGCACCGCGCCCCTGGTCGAGGTGCACATCTCCAACCCGGCCGCCCGCGAGGAGTTCCGGCACAACTCGGTGGTCGCCGCCGTGGCCACCGGTACCATCGCGGGGTTCGGCCTGAGGTCCTACGTGCTCGCGCTGCACGCCATCGCCGAGACCTCTGAGTGA
- the aroB gene encoding 3-dehydroquinate synthase, giving the protein MTISRIKVDGDAPYDVVIGAGVLGELPGLLGSRVRTVAVIHPASLPEIARPVCGAIEAAGYEVVALPVPDAEQAKTIEVAAGLWSAFGRYGITRSDAVVGVGGGATTDLAGFAAATWLRGVKLVQVPTTLLGMVDAAVGGKTGINTPEGKNLVGSFYPPAGVLCDLATLVSVPRDDYVGGLAEIIKGGFIADPTILTLIEDDPEGARLPEGRHTRELIERKIQIKADVVGADLREGGLREILNYGHTLAHAIERVEQYRMRHGEAVAIGMVYAAELSRLAGRIGPGLVERTRSILTSVGLPTSYRREAWPELRDHMRLDKKSRGAKLRFVLLDDLARLSPLEDPPEALLEAAYDEIAR; this is encoded by the coding sequence GTGACGATCTCCAGAATCAAGGTCGACGGAGACGCCCCCTACGACGTGGTGATCGGCGCCGGCGTGCTCGGCGAGCTCCCCGGCCTGCTCGGTTCCAGGGTCCGCACCGTCGCGGTGATCCACCCGGCGAGCCTGCCGGAGATCGCGCGGCCGGTCTGCGGCGCGATCGAGGCGGCCGGATACGAGGTCGTCGCGCTGCCGGTGCCCGACGCCGAGCAGGCCAAGACGATCGAGGTGGCCGCAGGGCTCTGGTCGGCCTTCGGCCGCTACGGCATCACGCGCTCCGACGCCGTGGTCGGCGTGGGCGGGGGAGCCACCACCGACCTGGCCGGCTTCGCCGCCGCCACCTGGCTGCGCGGCGTCAAGCTCGTGCAGGTGCCGACGACCCTGCTCGGCATGGTCGACGCCGCGGTGGGCGGCAAGACCGGCATCAACACCCCCGAGGGCAAGAACCTGGTCGGTTCCTTCTACCCTCCGGCCGGGGTCCTGTGCGACCTGGCCACGCTGGTCTCGGTGCCCCGCGACGACTACGTCGGCGGCCTCGCGGAGATCATCAAGGGTGGTTTCATCGCCGACCCGACGATCCTGACGCTCATCGAGGACGACCCCGAGGGCGCCAGGCTCCCCGAGGGACGGCACACCCGCGAGCTGATCGAGCGGAAGATCCAGATCAAGGCCGACGTGGTCGGCGCCGACCTGCGCGAGGGCGGCCTGCGGGAGATCCTCAACTACGGGCACACCCTGGCCCACGCCATCGAGCGGGTCGAGCAGTACCGGATGCGTCACGGCGAGGCCGTCGCCATCGGCATGGTCTACGCCGCGGAGCTGTCGCGCCTGGCGGGCAGGATCGGTCCCGGCCTCGTGGAACGGACCCGGTCCATCCTGACCTCGGTCGGGTTGCCCACCTCCTACCGCCGCGAGGCCTGGCCCGAGCTCCGCGACCACATGCGCCTGGACAAGAAGAGCCGCGGCGCCAAGCTCCGGTTCGTCCTCCTGGACGACCTGGCGAGGCTCTCCCCGCTGGAGGACCCGCCGGAGGCGTTGCTCGAAGCCGCCTATGACGAGATCGCCCGATGA
- the aroC gene encoding chorismate synthase, with amino-acid sequence MLRWLTAGESHGPELVAILEGMPAGVEVTTAHIDEALARRRLGYGRGARMKFEQDVVNVVGGVRHGRTLGSPVAIRVGNTEWPKWETVMAADPVDPALLEGQARNAPRSRPRPGHADLAGMQKYGFDDARPVLDRASARETAARVALGQVARSFLKQALGVDIVSHVVSIGEARTTPGVMPGPGDLAAIDADPVRCADPAGSAAMVAEIDKAHKDGDTLGGVVEVIAYGLPPGLGSYTHWDRRLDARLAAGLMGIQAIKGVAVGDGFETARRPGSRAHDEIENTADGVHRITNRAGGVEGGMTNGEPLRVSAAMKPISTVPRALATIDVLTGEAAKAHHERSDVCAVPAAAIVAEAMVALILADAAIEKFGGDSVEEVARNLSGYLSSMVIK; translated from the coding sequence ATGTTGCGCTGGTTGACTGCCGGAGAATCCCACGGCCCCGAGCTCGTCGCGATCCTGGAAGGGATGCCCGCAGGGGTGGAGGTGACCACGGCCCACATCGACGAAGCACTGGCGAGACGTCGGCTGGGCTACGGTCGCGGCGCCCGGATGAAGTTCGAGCAGGACGTGGTGAACGTCGTGGGCGGCGTACGGCACGGCCGCACGCTCGGCAGCCCCGTGGCCATCCGCGTGGGCAACACCGAGTGGCCCAAGTGGGAGACCGTCATGGCCGCCGACCCCGTGGACCCGGCGTTGCTGGAGGGGCAGGCCCGCAACGCGCCGCGTTCGCGTCCCCGCCCCGGCCACGCCGACCTCGCCGGGATGCAGAAGTACGGCTTCGACGACGCCCGCCCGGTGCTCGACCGGGCCAGCGCCCGGGAGACCGCCGCCCGGGTCGCGCTCGGGCAGGTCGCCCGGAGCTTCCTCAAGCAGGCCCTCGGCGTCGACATCGTCAGCCACGTCGTCTCGATCGGCGAGGCGCGGACCACCCCGGGAGTCATGCCCGGTCCCGGCGACCTGGCGGCGATCGACGCCGACCCGGTGCGCTGCGCCGACCCGGCCGGCAGCGCCGCGATGGTCGCCGAGATCGACAAGGCGCACAAGGACGGCGACACCCTCGGCGGGGTCGTCGAGGTGATCGCCTACGGGCTGCCGCCGGGCCTGGGCAGCTACACCCACTGGGACCGCCGTCTCGACGCCCGCCTCGCGGCCGGCCTGATGGGCATCCAGGCGATCAAGGGCGTCGCCGTCGGCGACGGCTTCGAGACCGCCCGCCGTCCCGGTTCCAGGGCGCACGACGAGATCGAGAACACCGCCGACGGCGTCCACCGGATCACCAACCGGGCGGGCGGCGTCGAGGGCGGCATGACCAACGGCGAGCCGCTGCGCGTCAGCGCGGCGATGAAGCCGATCTCCACCGTGCCGCGGGCGCTGGCCACCATCGACGTGCTGACCGGCGAGGCGGCCAAGGCCCATCACGAGCGCTCCGACGTGTGCGCGGTCCCGGCCGCCGCGATCGTCGCCGAGGCGATGGTCGCGCTGATCCTGGCCGACGCCGCGATCGAGAAGTTCGGCGGCGACTCCGTCGAGGAGGTCGCGCGCAACCTGTCCGGATACCTTTCTTCGATGGTGATCAAGTGA
- a CDS encoding shikimate kinase: MSPRVVLIGPPGSGKSTVGQILAERLGVAFRDTDTDVEAVAGKSVGDIFIEDGEERFRELEAEAVRRALAEHDGVLSLGGGAILSEATRELLAGHSVAYLEIGLSQAVQRVGLASARPLLVLNPRSQLKKLMDARRPIYESLAGIVVATDERKPDEVVDEIVKGLRP, encoded by the coding sequence GTGAGTCCCCGAGTGGTTTTGATCGGTCCTCCCGGATCGGGCAAGTCGACTGTCGGCCAGATCCTGGCCGAACGGCTCGGGGTCGCCTTCCGCGACACCGACACCGACGTGGAGGCCGTGGCGGGCAAGTCGGTGGGCGACATCTTCATCGAGGATGGCGAGGAGCGCTTCCGCGAGCTGGAGGCGGAGGCCGTACGGCGGGCGCTGGCCGAGCACGACGGCGTGCTGTCCCTCGGCGGCGGCGCCATCCTGTCCGAGGCGACGCGCGAGTTGCTGGCCGGTCACTCGGTGGCCTACCTGGAGATCGGCCTCTCGCAGGCCGTGCAGCGCGTGGGCCTGGCCTCGGCGCGGCCCCTGCTGGTGCTGAACCCGCGCAGCCAGCTGAAGAAGCTGATGGACGCCCGCCGCCCGATCTACGAGAGCCTGGCCGGGATCGTCGTGGCGACCGACGAGCGCAAGCCCGACGAGGTCGTCGACGAGATCGTGAAGGGCCTGCGGCCGTGA
- a CDS encoding YidH family protein, with translation MKTLESEPDPRFTLANERTFLTWLSTSLALSAGGVAMAAVSADVFVPWMRTALAVVLVSLSALSAAMAYPRWRLIQRALRRAAPLPPPALAPLFGYGVAAVAVFALVLILLGR, from the coding sequence ATGAAGACCCTGGAAAGCGAACCAGACCCCCGGTTCACCCTCGCGAACGAACGAACGTTCCTGACCTGGCTGAGCACGTCGCTCGCGCTGAGCGCGGGCGGCGTCGCCATGGCGGCGGTCTCCGCCGATGTCTTCGTGCCATGGATGCGGACCGCGCTCGCGGTCGTCCTCGTGTCGCTGTCCGCCCTGTCGGCCGCGATGGCCTACCCGCGCTGGCGTCTGATCCAGCGCGCCCTGCGCCGTGCCGCACCGCTCCCGCCCCCGGCGCTCGCGCCCCTGTTCGGGTACGGCGTGGCCGCCGTGGCCGTGTTCGCCCTGGTCCTGATCCTGCTCGGCCGATGA
- a CDS encoding RNA-guided endonuclease InsQ/TnpB family protein: protein MSRYRLHPSPAQEATLLEHCGHARYVWNLAVEQHAHWQPGRTPAPGFAEQCRQLTEARAASPWLTAGSIIVQQQALKDFHQAMANFFGTTHRRPTWRRRGRSEGFRIVAVKPGDVRRLSRKVGQVRIPKVGWVRFRWSRPVGEAKSFRVTRDAAGRWHVAFAIVPVSIATPGTDAAVGVDRGVVVSAALSTSELLTVPALGEAEKKRLVRLQRALARAKPGSKRRAKVKAAVARLRAREGDRRKDWVEQTSTDLARRFDVIGIEDLKVSAMTRAAKGTLEAPGRNVRQKAGLNRGILANGWGRLAARLEDKAPGRVWKVDPRYTSQTCNACKHIARESRENQALFSCVACKHRDHADVNAAKNIRDTAAGHAVAARGGLPLGGPVNREPQRDLLLTG, encoded by the coding sequence GTGTCCCGCTACCGGCTGCACCCCTCCCCCGCCCAGGAGGCGACGCTGCTGGAGCACTGCGGACACGCCCGATATGTGTGGAACCTGGCCGTGGAACAACACGCCCACTGGCAGCCCGGGCGCACGCCGGCGCCGGGGTTCGCCGAGCAGTGCCGCCAGCTCACCGAGGCCCGCGCCGCCTCGCCGTGGCTGACGGCCGGGTCGATCATCGTCCAGCAGCAGGCGCTGAAGGACTTCCACCAGGCCATGGCGAACTTCTTCGGCACCACCCACCGCAGGCCCACCTGGCGCCGACGTGGCCGCAGCGAGGGGTTTCGAATCGTCGCGGTCAAACCCGGCGACGTACGCCGCCTGTCCCGGAAGGTCGGCCAGGTGCGGATCCCCAAGGTGGGGTGGGTGCGGTTTCGGTGGTCGCGCCCCGTGGGGGAAGCGAAGTCGTTTCGCGTCACCCGGGATGCGGCGGGCCGCTGGCACGTGGCGTTCGCGATTGTCCCCGTGTCGATTGCGACCCCGGGGACGGATGCGGCCGTTGGGGTGGATCGGGGTGTGGTGGTGTCGGCGGCGTTGTCGACCAGTGAGTTGCTGACCGTTCCCGCCTTGGGTGAGGCGGAGAAGAAGCGGCTGGTGCGGTTGCAGCGCGCCCTGGCCCGCGCTAAGCCTGGGTCGAAACGCCGCGCCAAGGTCAAGGCCGCCGTCGCGAGGTTGAGGGCCCGGGAGGGTGATCGGCGTAAGGACTGGGTGGAGCAGACCAGCACCGATCTGGCCCGCCGGTTCGACGTGATCGGCATCGAGGATCTGAAGGTCTCGGCGATGACCCGGGCGGCGAAAGGCACCCTTGAAGCGCCGGGCCGGAACGTGCGGCAGAAGGCGGGATTGAACCGGGGCATCCTGGCCAACGGGTGGGGGCGGTTGGCGGCCCGACTGGAGGACAAGGCTCCGGGCCGGGTGTGGAAGGTTGATCCGCGGTATACCTCGCAGACCTGCAATGCCTGCAAGCACATCGCCCGGGAGAGTCGTGAGAACCAAGCGCTCTTCTCGTGCGTGGCCTGCAAGCATCGGGATCACGCTGACGTCAACGCGGCGAAGAACATCCGAGATACCGCCGCGGGGCACGCGGTGGCTGCGCGGGGAGGCCTGCCGTTGGGCGGGCCGGTGAACCGCGAACCTCAACGTGACCTCCTCCTTACGGGGTAG
- a CDS encoding ubiquitin carboxyl-terminal hydrolase 14 — MSTCEHILESQDPSPRAKGCEECLANGTRWVHLRKCLSCGHIGCCDSSPGKHATAHFKEIGHPVVASFEPGESWRWCFVDEVIG, encoded by the coding sequence ATGAGCACGTGTGAGCACATCCTTGAATCGCAGGACCCGTCTCCCCGCGCGAAGGGGTGCGAGGAGTGCCTGGCGAACGGTACGCGCTGGGTGCACCTGCGCAAGTGCCTTTCGTGCGGCCACATCGGTTGTTGCGACTCGTCACCCGGCAAGCACGCCACGGCTCACTTCAAGGAGATCGGCCACCCGGTCGTGGCGTCCTTCGAGCCGGGCGAGAGCTGGCGGTGGTGTTTCGTGGACGAGGTCATCGGCTAG